One region of Phycicoccus sp. M110.8 genomic DNA includes:
- a CDS encoding lysine 5,6-aminomutase subunit alpha, which produces MSSRVKPLLDLDPATVRKARALARKAGRPVVRMAQEHTTVSVERATLRLAGLAGADHERVPWVNHLVDRVRADVGLEHGVTTPVFDALRRGEAEDLLTLAQKSASGSVTFRLPEGRDATRAQKAARSTVARGIRTIDRQRAARDRLIKRHGDPAQRPWIYLIVATGDIYEDIPQAQAAAREGADIIAVIRSTGQSLLDYVPEGATREGYAGTYATQENFRLMRAALDETSKELGRYIRLTNYASGLCMPEIATLAGLERLDMMLNDSMYGILFRDINPVRTFVDQRFSRQIHARAGIIINTGEDNYLTTADAVEAAHTVTVSQLLNEYFAKEAGLQDWQLGLGHAFEINPDLPDSFRMELAHALLARQLFPDAPLKWMPPTKHMTGDVFRGYLLDGFFNLVGAMTGQGILLVGMMTEAVVTPFLSDRDLALQNVRYVLNAAGGLTEDFHPPRDGFIQTRARQVLGEAVELLDQIVSDSDTAGDPPLLAAIADGTFGLMKRPATAGKGLDGVVRRADGYDNPAVTLLETGETK; this is translated from the coding sequence GTGTCCTCCCGCGTGAAGCCCCTCCTCGACCTCGACCCCGCCACAGTCCGGAAGGCCCGCGCGCTGGCCCGGAAGGCCGGCCGCCCCGTCGTCCGCATGGCCCAGGAGCACACCACCGTGTCGGTGGAGCGCGCCACCCTTCGCCTGGCGGGGCTCGCCGGCGCCGACCACGAGCGCGTGCCGTGGGTCAACCACCTCGTCGACCGCGTGCGCGCGGACGTCGGCCTCGAGCACGGCGTCACGACCCCCGTCTTCGACGCCCTCCGGCGCGGCGAGGCCGAGGACCTGCTGACGCTGGCCCAGAAGTCGGCCAGCGGCTCGGTCACGTTCCGCCTGCCCGAGGGGCGCGATGCCACCCGCGCGCAGAAGGCCGCCCGCTCGACCGTCGCACGCGGCATACGGACGATAGACCGGCAGCGGGCCGCGCGCGACCGGCTCATCAAACGGCACGGCGACCCCGCACAGCGGCCGTGGATCTACCTCATCGTCGCCACCGGCGACATCTACGAGGACATCCCGCAGGCGCAGGCGGCCGCCCGCGAGGGTGCCGACATCATCGCGGTGATCCGCTCCACCGGGCAGTCGCTGCTCGACTACGTGCCCGAGGGCGCGACCCGCGAGGGGTATGCCGGCACGTACGCCACGCAGGAGAACTTCCGCCTCATGCGGGCGGCCCTGGACGAGACGTCCAAGGAGCTCGGCCGCTACATCCGGCTGACCAACTACGCCTCCGGGCTGTGCATGCCGGAGATCGCGACGCTGGCTGGGCTCGAGCGGCTCGACATGATGCTCAACGACTCGATGTACGGGATCCTCTTCCGCGACATCAACCCGGTCCGCACGTTCGTCGACCAGCGGTTCAGCCGCCAGATCCACGCCCGGGCCGGGATCATCATCAACACCGGCGAGGACAACTACCTCACCACCGCCGACGCGGTCGAGGCCGCGCACACCGTCACGGTCAGCCAGCTGCTCAACGAGTACTTCGCCAAGGAGGCGGGGCTGCAGGACTGGCAGCTCGGCCTCGGGCACGCGTTCGAGATCAACCCGGACCTGCCCGACAGCTTCCGCATGGAGCTCGCGCACGCGCTGCTCGCCCGCCAGCTGTTCCCGGACGCCCCGCTGAAGTGGATGCCGCCGACCAAGCACATGACCGGCGACGTGTTCCGCGGCTACCTGCTCGACGGCTTCTTCAACCTCGTCGGCGCCATGACCGGGCAGGGCATCCTGCTCGTGGGGATGATGACGGAGGCCGTCGTGACGCCGTTCCTGTCCGACCGCGACCTGGCGCTGCAGAACGTGCGGTACGTGCTCAACGCCGCCGGCGGGCTCACAGAGGACTTCCACCCGCCCCGGGACGGCTTCATCCAGACACGCGCCCGCCAGGTGCTGGGGGAGGCCGTCGAGCTGCTCGACCAGATCGTCTCCGACAGCGACACGGCCGGTGACCCCCCGCTGCTGGCCGCGATCGCCGACGGCACGTTCGGGCTGATGAAGCGGCCCGCCACCGCGGGCAAGGGCCTCGACGGCGTGGTGCGCCGAGCGGACGGCTACGACAACCCGGCCGTCACCCTGCTCGAGACGGGGGAGACCAAGTGA
- a CDS encoding ChaB family protein codes for MPKTTRSGRAKESELPSTLQRSDQKAKDTYAQTYDSAAEQYDSEERAQRTAFAALKHTHEKVGDHWEPKEEYGPSDAHAEQGYGSSASTAGGVDANATKEHLLELARRLDVRGRSRMTKAELVDALQKANDRASAQARED; via the coding sequence GTGCCGAAGACGACGAGGTCCGGGCGGGCGAAGGAGAGCGAACTGCCGAGCACCCTGCAGCGCTCGGACCAGAAGGCCAAGGACACCTACGCGCAGACGTACGACTCTGCGGCAGAGCAGTACGACAGCGAGGAGCGGGCCCAGCGCACGGCGTTCGCGGCCCTGAAGCACACGCACGAGAAGGTCGGCGACCACTGGGAGCCCAAGGAGGAGTACGGGCCGTCCGACGCCCACGCGGAGCAGGGGTACGGCTCGTCCGCCTCGACGGCGGGTGGCGTCGACGCCAACGCGACGAAGGAGCACCTGCTCGAGCTCGCCCGCCGGCTCGACGTCCGGGGCCGCTCCCGGATGACCAAGGCCGAGCTCGTCGACGCGCTGCAGAAGGCCAACGACCGGGCCAGCGCGCAGGCCCGGGAGGACTAG
- a CDS encoding Gfo/Idh/MocA family oxidoreductase translates to MRVGVVGAGGIAVPHVRAWHELGAEVVVHSRRPPTEFAERHRTAVAADLTELLATSDLVDVCSPTDTHDEVVQAALAAGRPVVCEKPLARTSRRAQSLVDAARQAGVPLLPAHVVRWFPAHEALHARLVAGSLGVVDRARFTRQVQAPPEGSWFHDVERSGGVVLDLMLHDLDQALWHFGPVRDVTARALGTAGQAVRAVLAHDSGTTSTVEATWGPAGTPFATTFEVTGSRGTARHDSMAGPAGGDAAGGGEDPYLRQARELLDTVLTGAPARVTAADGVAAVALAERVLQALGT, encoded by the coding sequence GTGCGGGTGGGGGTCGTCGGCGCGGGAGGCATCGCGGTGCCGCACGTGCGGGCCTGGCACGAGCTCGGCGCCGAGGTGGTGGTGCACTCCCGACGCCCCCCGACCGAGTTCGCCGAGCGTCATCGCACCGCGGTCGCCGCCGACCTCACCGAGCTGCTCGCGACCAGCGACCTCGTGGACGTCTGCTCGCCGACCGACACCCACGACGAGGTCGTGCAGGCCGCCCTGGCGGCCGGCAGGCCCGTCGTCTGCGAGAAGCCGCTCGCCCGCACCTCACGTCGCGCCCAGTCCCTCGTGGACGCGGCCCGGCAGGCGGGGGTGCCGCTCCTGCCCGCCCACGTCGTGCGCTGGTTCCCCGCCCACGAGGCGCTGCACGCCCGGCTCGTGGCCGGCTCGCTGGGGGTCGTCGACCGGGCCCGATTCACGCGGCAGGTGCAGGCACCACCGGAGGGCAGCTGGTTCCACGACGTCGAGCGGTCCGGGGGAGTGGTGCTCGACCTGATGCTGCACGACCTCGACCAGGCCCTGTGGCACTTCGGGCCCGTCCGCGACGTGACGGCGAGGGCCCTCGGAACGGCGGGGCAGGCCGTGCGCGCCGTCCTGGCGCACGACTCCGGCACCACGTCCACCGTGGAGGCCACGTGGGGGCCGGCCGGGACGCCGTTCGCGACGACGTTCGAGGTCACCGGCTCCCGGGGCACCGCCCGCCACGACTCGATGGCCGGCCCAGCAGGCGGCGACGCAGCGGGTGGCGGCGAGGACCCCTACCTGCGCCAGGCCCGCGAGCTGCTCGACACCGTGCTGACCGGCGCGCCCGCCAGGGTCACCGCGGCCGACGGGGTCGCAGCCGTGGCCCTCGCCGAACGGGTCCTGCAGGCGCTCGGGACCTAG
- a CDS encoding amidohydrolase, with protein sequence MTTLYRGGFVYTPIDPFANAMVVDDATGTIAWIGGDDAAAVHADAVDEVVELDGALVTPAFVDAHAHVSQTGAGLRGVDLGTARSVAEALSRVEDAARRDRGRPVYAPNWDQGNWADGRPHTGAELDRATYGGVVYSPRVDGHSAVISSALAAACGARDLPGWEGDGLVTRDAHHAAREAFNAAVTPAQRQADIDLALRTAAAAGIGLVHENGGRTLSGTDDFAEVLAAGERGDGPQTIGYWAQLVADEQEARDVAALRGAHGLAGDLNIDGSVGSRTAHLRRPYADREGHTGNAYLTVEQVRDHVAACSLAGLQAGFHVIGDAGVDTAVAGFEAAAELVGAPVVTRARHRLEHLEMVSRDGIERLARLGISASVQPAFDAFWGGDSGMYAARLGAERVHGRGEGDAGPMNPFAWMMAAGMTVALGSDSPVTPFAPWEAVRACVNHHDESQRVSARSAFLAHTRGGWRAAGFDDRGYLDLGLPATFAVWQVGDLVVQAPDDRIQTWSTDPRSGTPGLPDLSPGAPLPVCLRTSVRGRVVHDTGALAPSTAG encoded by the coding sequence GTGACCACCCTGTACCGCGGCGGATTCGTCTACACCCCCATCGACCCCTTCGCGAACGCGATGGTCGTCGACGACGCGACCGGCACCATCGCCTGGATCGGCGGCGACGACGCGGCGGCCGTGCACGCCGACGCCGTCGACGAGGTCGTGGAGCTCGACGGGGCGCTCGTCACGCCCGCGTTCGTCGACGCCCACGCCCACGTGTCGCAGACGGGCGCAGGCCTGCGCGGGGTCGACCTCGGCACCGCCCGCAGCGTGGCCGAGGCGCTCAGCCGCGTCGAGGACGCGGCCCGGCGCGACCGCGGGCGCCCGGTCTACGCCCCCAACTGGGACCAGGGGAACTGGGCCGACGGCCGGCCGCACACCGGCGCCGAGCTCGACCGGGCGACCTACGGCGGCGTCGTCTACAGCCCCCGCGTCGACGGCCACTCCGCCGTCATCTCCTCCGCGCTCGCGGCCGCGTGCGGTGCCCGCGACCTGCCCGGCTGGGAGGGCGACGGCCTCGTCACGCGGGACGCCCACCACGCCGCCCGCGAGGCGTTCAACGCGGCGGTGACGCCCGCCCAGCGGCAGGCCGACATCGACCTCGCCCTGCGGACCGCCGCCGCAGCCGGCATCGGCCTCGTCCACGAGAACGGCGGCCGCACCCTGTCGGGCACCGACGACTTCGCCGAGGTGCTGGCGGCGGGGGAGCGGGGCGACGGCCCGCAGACGATCGGCTACTGGGCCCAGCTCGTCGCCGACGAGCAGGAGGCCCGCGACGTCGCCGCCCTCCGTGGCGCCCACGGCCTCGCCGGCGACCTCAACATCGACGGCTCCGTCGGCTCACGCACCGCCCACCTGCGGCGGCCCTACGCCGACCGCGAGGGGCACACCGGCAACGCCTACCTCACCGTGGAGCAGGTCCGCGACCACGTCGCCGCCTGCTCGCTCGCCGGGCTGCAGGCCGGCTTCCACGTCATCGGCGACGCCGGCGTCGACACCGCCGTGGCCGGGTTCGAGGCGGCCGCCGAGCTCGTCGGCGCCCCGGTCGTGACCCGTGCCCGGCACCGCCTCGAGCACCTCGAGATGGTCTCGCGCGACGGCATCGAGCGGCTGGCCCGCCTCGGCATATCGGCCTCCGTCCAACCCGCGTTCGACGCCTTCTGGGGAGGGGACTCCGGCATGTATGCCGCGCGGCTGGGCGCCGAGCGCGTCCACGGCCGGGGCGAGGGCGACGCGGGGCCGATGAACCCGTTCGCCTGGATGATGGCCGCAGGGATGACCGTCGCGCTCGGGTCCGACTCGCCGGTCACGCCGTTCGCGCCCTGGGAGGCCGTGCGCGCCTGCGTCAACCACCACGACGAGTCCCAGCGGGTCTCGGCCCGCTCGGCGTTCCTGGCGCACACCCGCGGCGGGTGGCGGGCCGCCGGCTTCGACGACCGCGGCTACCTCGACCTGGGCCTGCCGGCGACGTTCGCGGTCTGGCAGGTCGGCGACCTCGTCGTGCAGGCCCCCGACGACCGGATCCAGACCTGGTCCACCGACCCCCGGTCCGGCACGCCGGGGCTGCCGGACCTGTCGCCGGGCGCACCGCTGCCGGTCTGCCTGCGCACCTCCGTCCGTGGTCGCGTCGTGCACGACACCGGAGCCCTCGCACCCTCGACCGCGGGCTGA
- a CDS encoding acetate kinase has product MAGNRVLVINAGSSSLKYQVVDGASGETAATGLVERIGGDGHLRHTAADGTHEQDVSVPDHAAALAAAQQALRDHGPDLDSEPPVAIGHRVVHGGARFSEPVLVDDRVLQAVRDLAPLAPLHNPANLEGIETALRAFPDVPQVAVFDTAFHQTLPAHAHTYAVPREWRERHRVRRYGFHGTSFAYVSRRACEVLGRDPGDTNLVVLHLGNGASACAVQGGRSVDTSMGLSPLEGLVMGTRPGDLDPALGAYLSRAAGLDATAYDRALNHESGLKGLTGIADLRGVEQRRASGDADAALAFDVMTYRLRKYVGAYAAALGRVDAIVFTGGIGEHSAAVRAAVLGRLEVLGVELDATANDDGPAEGVVTTPASRVVGLVVPTNEELEIARACLGVLGERAGA; this is encoded by the coding sequence ATGGCCGGCAACCGCGTCCTGGTCATCAACGCCGGCTCCTCGTCCCTGAAGTACCAGGTCGTCGACGGGGCGAGCGGCGAGACGGCCGCCACCGGTCTCGTCGAGCGGATCGGCGGCGACGGCCACCTGCGGCACACCGCCGCGGACGGCACCCACGAGCAGGACGTGTCCGTCCCCGACCACGCCGCCGCGCTCGCGGCCGCCCAGCAGGCGCTGCGGGACCACGGCCCGGACCTCGACTCCGAGCCGCCCGTCGCCATAGGCCACCGGGTCGTGCACGGGGGTGCCCGGTTCAGCGAGCCGGTCCTCGTCGACGACCGCGTGCTGCAGGCGGTCCGCGACCTGGCCCCGCTGGCGCCTCTGCACAACCCCGCCAACCTCGAGGGCATCGAGACGGCGCTGCGCGCGTTCCCGGACGTGCCGCAGGTGGCAGTCTTCGACACCGCCTTCCACCAGACGCTGCCGGCGCACGCCCACACGTATGCCGTGCCGCGCGAGTGGCGCGAGCGCCACCGGGTCCGCCGCTACGGCTTCCACGGGACCTCCTTCGCGTACGTGTCGCGGCGGGCGTGCGAGGTGCTGGGGCGGGACCCGGGCGACACCAACCTCGTCGTGCTGCACCTGGGCAACGGCGCGAGCGCCTGTGCCGTCCAGGGCGGACGCAGCGTCGACACGTCCATGGGGCTCTCGCCGCTCGAGGGCCTGGTCATGGGCACCCGCCCGGGCGACCTCGACCCCGCCCTGGGCGCCTACCTGTCGCGCGCCGCGGGCCTGGACGCGACGGCATACGACAGGGCGCTGAACCATGAGAGCGGCCTCAAGGGGCTCACCGGCATCGCCGACCTGCGCGGGGTCGAGCAGCGCCGAGCGTCCGGCGACGCCGACGCCGCCCTGGCCTTCGACGTGATGACGTACCGGTTGCGCAAGTACGTCGGGGCGTACGCCGCAGCCCTCGGCCGGGTCGACGCCATCGTCTTCACCGGCGGCATCGGCGAGCACAGCGCCGCCGTGCGGGCGGCGGTCCTCGGCCGGCTCGAGGTCCTGGGCGTCGAGCTGGACGCCACCGCCAACGACGACGGCCCCGCCGAGGGCGTCGTCACCACCCCGGCCAGCCGGGTCGTCGGGCTGGTCGTGCCCACCAACGAGGAGCTGGAGATCGCCCGCGCCTGCCTCGGCGTCCTGGGGGAGCGGGCCGGCGCGTAG
- the pta gene encoding phosphate acetyltransferase codes for MPSSIYLAGTEARSGKSAVAVGLLHRLARRAGRVAVFRPVVRAGETDVLVQTLLSLLPATTTTAERACGVTYDEVHADPDRAMSTIVDRFHEVARDHDTVLVVGSDFTDVAAPTEFAVNARIAANLGASMLLVEPAVGRDPEDVATTAELAITAAREQHAHVAGVVANQVPPDRLVQTAEVLGRRVAPASVHVLPETPLLRAPTVRDLLEVCGGTVVHGDDGLLDRECLGLVVAAMTMPHVLDRLIEGGVVIVPGDREDVVLGTLLAHRSSTFPSLSGLVLNGGFALTPQVRRLIEGLDVRLPVIASEGGTMTTATALGEARGRITADATRKIEAAVALVDDAFGPQDWPALPAHPGDGEGAVTPLMFEHQLVERARATGAHIVLPEGTEPRILLATERVRSAGIARITLLGDGEEVQEAARAAGVDLTGVDVVDPLTSPWRVRFAREYAALRAHKGVTLDQALDLVADGAYFGTMMVHDGLADGMVSGSVTTTAHTIRPALEVVRTAPGVQIVSSVFLMCLADRVLVYGDCAVNPDPTAEQLADIAISSAATAQRFGIEPRVAMLSYSTGGSGTGADVEKVRAATALVRDRAPDLLVEGPIQYDAAVDPHVAATKLEGSRVAGRATVLVFPDLNTGNNTYKAVQRSASAVAIGPVLQGLNRPVNDLSRGALVRDIVNTIAITAIQAGD; via the coding sequence ATGCCGAGCAGCATCTACCTCGCCGGGACGGAGGCGCGGTCGGGCAAGTCCGCCGTGGCGGTCGGGCTCCTGCACCGCCTCGCCCGGCGCGCGGGGCGGGTCGCCGTCTTCCGGCCCGTCGTCCGTGCCGGGGAGACCGACGTGCTCGTGCAGACGCTGCTGTCGCTGCTGCCGGCGACGACCACGACGGCGGAGCGGGCCTGCGGGGTCACCTACGACGAGGTGCACGCCGACCCCGACCGGGCCATGAGCACCATCGTCGACCGGTTCCACGAGGTGGCGCGCGACCACGACACCGTGCTTGTCGTGGGGTCGGACTTCACCGACGTGGCCGCCCCGACGGAGTTCGCGGTGAACGCGCGCATCGCGGCGAACCTCGGGGCGAGCATGCTGCTCGTCGAACCTGCCGTCGGCCGCGACCCCGAGGACGTGGCGACCACCGCGGAGCTGGCGATCACCGCCGCGCGCGAGCAGCACGCGCACGTGGCGGGGGTCGTCGCGAACCAGGTGCCGCCCGACCGCCTCGTGCAGACCGCGGAGGTGCTGGGCCGGCGGGTCGCCCCGGCATCGGTCCACGTCCTGCCCGAGACGCCCCTGCTGCGGGCGCCCACGGTCCGCGACCTGCTCGAGGTGTGCGGGGGCACCGTCGTGCACGGCGACGACGGGCTCCTCGACCGCGAGTGCCTGGGCCTGGTCGTGGCCGCCATGACCATGCCGCACGTGCTCGACCGCCTCATCGAGGGTGGGGTGGTCATCGTCCCCGGCGACCGGGAGGACGTCGTGCTCGGCACCCTGCTCGCCCACCGTTCCAGCACCTTCCCCTCCCTCTCGGGCCTCGTCCTCAACGGGGGGTTCGCCCTGACCCCGCAGGTGCGCCGGCTCATCGAGGGGCTCGACGTGCGGCTGCCGGTGATCGCCAGCGAGGGCGGGACGATGACGACCGCCACCGCCCTGGGCGAGGCCCGCGGCCGGATCACCGCCGACGCGACCCGCAAGATCGAGGCCGCGGTCGCGCTGGTCGACGACGCCTTCGGGCCGCAGGACTGGCCCGCCCTCCCGGCCCACCCGGGCGACGGTGAGGGTGCCGTCACCCCGCTGATGTTCGAGCACCAGCTGGTGGAGCGGGCTCGGGCGACCGGGGCGCACATCGTCCTGCCGGAGGGGACCGAGCCGCGCATCCTGCTCGCGACCGAGCGGGTCCGCAGCGCCGGCATCGCCCGCATCACGCTGCTCGGCGACGGCGAGGAGGTGCAGGAGGCCGCTCGCGCTGCCGGCGTCGACCTCACCGGGGTGGACGTGGTCGACCCCCTGACGAGCCCGTGGCGGGTGCGCTTCGCGCGCGAGTACGCCGCCCTGCGCGCCCACAAGGGCGTCACCCTGGACCAGGCGCTCGACCTCGTGGCGGACGGTGCCTACTTCGGCACGATGATGGTCCACGACGGGCTGGCCGACGGCATGGTCTCGGGCTCGGTCACGACGACGGCCCACACGATCCGCCCCGCGCTCGAGGTCGTGCGGACCGCTCCAGGGGTCCAGATCGTGTCCAGCGTGTTCCTCATGTGCCTGGCGGACCGCGTCCTCGTCTACGGCGACTGCGCGGTGAACCCGGACCCGACCGCCGAGCAGCTGGCCGACATCGCGATCTCCTCGGCGGCCACGGCCCAGCGGTTCGGGATCGAGCCGCGGGTGGCGATGCTGTCGTACTCCACGGGTGGCTCCGGCACCGGTGCCGACGTCGAGAAGGTCCGCGCCGCGACGGCGCTGGTCCGCGACCGTGCCCCCGACCTGCTCGTCGAGGGACCCATCCAGTACGACGCCGCCGTCGACCCGCACGTGGCCGCCACCAAGCTCGAGGGGAGCAGGGTCGCGGGCCGCGCCACGGTGCTGGTCTTCCCCGACCTCAACACCGGCAACAACACCTACAAGGCCGTCCAGCGCAGCGCGTCGGCGGTCGCCATCGGACCGGTCCTGCAGGGTCTCAACCGCCCGGTCAACGACCTCTCCCGAGGTGCCCTCGTGCGCGACATCGTCAACACCATCGCCATCACGGCGATCCAGGCCGGCGACTGA
- a CDS encoding phosphoketolase family protein translates to MPADVTPGYAAEDLELDLRWWAAANYLTVGQIYLRENALLTEPLRVEHTKPRLLGHWGTSPGLSMVYALVNRRIRETGSSWLYVTGPGHGGPALVAAAWLEGTYSEVYPQVGDDAAGVLRLFRQFSSPGGVPSHVSVQTPGSIHEGGELGYALVHAAGAAFDHPDLVVACVVGDGEAETGPLAASWRLPHFLNPRRDGAVLPILHLNGYKIAGPTVLGRTDDEDVQAYLRSQGWDPVVVAGDDPREVFPAFREALARAHDRIREIQAGARGNATDGGGGGGRDGADLSDHRAAWPAIVLRTPKGWTGPAVVDGKQVEGTNLAHQVPLAGLAENPEHLRMLEEWMRGYRPDELFDGDGRLVPELRALAPEGDLRMSATPYANGGRLRTPLPMPELSSYEVEVSPDGRGRELVENTITTGRLLRDLYAATARPDGGGSFRLFSPDETVSNRLQPVFEVTDRCFMGPLRDTDDHLGPDGRVMEVLSEHLCQGWLEGYLLSGRHGMFATYEAFAMVSASMAVQHVKWLQHAQELPWRESVSSLNILLTSTCWRNDHNGFSHQGPGLIDCLLPLAPGVVRVFLPPDANTALWISEHCLSGTDHVNLIVVDKQKHLQYLSLEEAARACSAGASMWEWASTCGPDDDPDIVLACAGDVPTQEALAAAELLRDHVPDLKVRFVNVIDLMTLIPENDHPNGFSDSHFEDVFTPERHVVFAFHGYPRAIHQLIHGRANPGRFHVRGFSEQGTTTTPFDMVVLNRMSRFHLAKEVLRRARTRPPGWRELKDLCDQRLAEHESYIRENLSDLPDIASWTWQGASGTAAR, encoded by the coding sequence ATGCCTGCTGACGTGACGCCGGGATACGCCGCGGAGGACCTCGAGCTCGACCTGCGGTGGTGGGCTGCGGCCAACTACCTCACGGTCGGGCAGATCTACCTGCGTGAGAACGCGCTCCTCACCGAGCCGCTGCGGGTCGAGCACACCAAGCCGCGCCTGCTGGGGCACTGGGGGACCAGCCCGGGCCTGTCGATGGTCTACGCCCTGGTGAACCGGCGGATCCGGGAGACCGGCTCCAGCTGGCTCTACGTCACCGGTCCGGGCCACGGCGGACCCGCACTCGTGGCGGCCGCGTGGCTCGAGGGGACGTACTCGGAGGTCTACCCGCAGGTGGGCGACGACGCGGCCGGGGTGCTGCGGCTGTTCCGCCAGTTCTCGTCGCCGGGCGGGGTGCCCAGCCACGTCAGCGTGCAGACCCCGGGGAGCATCCACGAGGGCGGCGAGCTGGGGTACGCGCTCGTGCACGCGGCCGGCGCGGCCTTCGACCACCCGGACCTGGTCGTGGCGTGCGTCGTCGGCGACGGCGAGGCCGAGACCGGCCCGCTGGCCGCGTCCTGGCGGCTGCCGCACTTCCTGAACCCGCGCCGCGACGGCGCCGTGCTGCCGATCCTGCACCTCAACGGGTACAAGATCGCCGGCCCGACCGTCCTCGGTCGCACGGACGACGAGGACGTCCAGGCGTACCTGCGCAGCCAGGGCTGGGACCCGGTCGTGGTGGCGGGCGACGACCCGCGCGAGGTCTTCCCGGCGTTCCGGGAGGCCCTGGCGCGGGCGCACGACCGGATCCGGGAGATCCAGGCCGGCGCGCGGGGCAATGCCACCGACGGCGGTGGCGGGGGAGGCCGCGACGGCGCCGACCTGTCCGACCACCGGGCCGCGTGGCCGGCGATCGTGCTGCGCACGCCCAAGGGGTGGACCGGCCCCGCCGTCGTCGACGGCAAGCAGGTCGAGGGCACCAACCTCGCCCACCAGGTGCCGCTCGCCGGCCTGGCCGAGAACCCCGAGCACCTGCGGATGCTCGAGGAGTGGATGCGCGGCTACCGGCCCGACGAGCTCTTCGACGGCGACGGGCGGCTCGTCCCCGAGCTGCGCGCGCTCGCCCCCGAGGGCGACCTGCGGATGTCAGCGACGCCGTACGCCAACGGCGGCCGGTTGCGCACGCCGCTGCCGATGCCGGAGCTGTCGTCGTACGAGGTGGAGGTCAGCCCCGACGGCCGTGGCCGGGAGCTGGTCGAGAACACCATCACCACGGGTCGCCTCCTGCGGGACCTGTATGCCGCGACGGCCCGTCCCGACGGCGGCGGCTCGTTCCGGCTGTTCTCACCGGACGAGACGGTGAGCAACCGGCTGCAGCCGGTGTTCGAGGTGACCGACCGGTGCTTCATGGGTCCGCTGCGGGACACCGACGACCACCTCGGACCCGACGGCCGGGTGATGGAGGTGCTGAGCGAGCACCTGTGCCAGGGCTGGCTGGAGGGGTACCTCCTGTCCGGGCGGCACGGGATGTTCGCGACGTACGAGGCGTTCGCGATGGTGTCCGCCTCGATGGCGGTGCAGCACGTGAAGTGGCTGCAGCACGCGCAGGAGCTGCCGTGGCGCGAGTCGGTGTCCTCGCTCAACATCCTGCTGACGTCCACGTGCTGGCGCAACGACCACAACGGGTTCTCCCACCAGGGTCCCGGCCTCATCGACTGCCTGCTGCCGCTGGCGCCCGGGGTGGTGCGGGTGTTCCTGCCACCGGACGCCAACACCGCGCTGTGGATCTCCGAGCACTGCCTGTCGGGCACCGACCACGTCAACCTCATCGTGGTCGACAAGCAGAAGCACCTGCAGTACCTCTCCCTCGAGGAAGCCGCCCGCGCCTGCTCGGCCGGGGCCTCGATGTGGGAGTGGGCGAGCACCTGCGGCCCGGACGACGACCCCGACATCGTGCTGGCCTGCGCCGGTGACGTGCCCACGCAGGAGGCGCTCGCCGCCGCCGAGCTGCTGCGCGACCACGTGCCCGACCTCAAGGTGCGGTTCGTCAACGTCATCGACCTGATGACGCTGATCCCGGAGAACGACCACCCCAACGGGTTCTCCGACAGCCACTTCGAGGACGTCTTCACCCCCGAGCGGCACGTCGTGTTCGCGTTCCACGGCTACCCGCGCGCCATCCACCAGCTCATCCACGGCCGGGCCAACCCGGGTCGCTTCCACGTCCGCGGGTTCAGCGAGCAGGGCACGACCACGACACCGTTCGACATGGTCGTGCTCAACCGGATGAGCCGCTTCCACCTCGCCAAGGAGGTCCTGCGGCGCGCGCGGACCAGGCCGCCGGGCTGGCGCGAGCTCAAGGACCTGTGCGACCAGCGGCTCGCCGAGCACGAGTCGTACATCCGCGAGAACCTGTCCGACCTGCCGGACATCGCGAGCTGGACCTGGCAGGGGGCGTCCGGCACCGCGGCCCGCTAG